Proteins found in one Lates calcarifer isolate ASB-BC8 linkage group LG8, TLL_Latcal_v3, whole genome shotgun sequence genomic segment:
- the grxcr1a gene encoding glutaredoxin domain-containing cysteine-rich protein 1: MEETILTAGQEKPQKRVRFRVASGNSGRVLKEMFKDEGPSDSLDSDCTSSSDADRASTPSTSGDAHGHLYGYLGSELDDSESEPDDLLLYAGATKDWTFTTKRVNILSKNGTVRGVKHKVSAGQTLFENLPSTNSMELLLEFGRIVIYTTSFRVVRTTFERCELVRKIFQNHRMKFVEKNIALDSEYGKELEERCKRVGEPPSLPVVFIDGHYLGGAEKILGMNESGELQDLLTKIERVQQPQTCQTCGGFAFIPCPMCHGSKMSVFRNCFTDSFKALKCTSCNENGLQPCVSCSQ; this comes from the exons ATGGAGGAGACAATACTGACGGCGGGGCAGGAGAAGCCACAGAAGCGGGTGAGGTTCCGCGTGGCTTCGGGGAACAGCGGCCGGGTGCTGAAGGAGATGTTCAAGGATGAGGGGCCTTCAGACTCCCTGGATTCAGACTGCACCAGCAGCTCTGACGCCGACCGGGCCAGTACCCCCTCCACAAGCGGGGACGCACACGGGCACCTGTACGGATACCTGGGCTCCGAGCTGGAtgacagtgagagtgaacctGATGATCTGCTCCTGTATGCGGGGGCCACCAAGGACTGGACGTTCACCACCAAGAGAGTCAACATACTCAGTAAAAATGGGACTGTGAGGGGGGTCAAGCATAAAGTCAGCGCAGGTCAGACGCTGTTTGAAAACCTTCCCAGTACCAACAGT ATGGAGTTATTGCTTGAGTTCGGGCGGATTGTGATCTACACAACGAGCTTCCGCGTGGTGAGGACCACCTTTGAACGCTGTGAGCTGGTCAGGAAGATTTTCCAGAACCACAGGATGAAGTTTGTGGAGAAGAACATCGCCCTGGACAGTGAGTACgggaaggagctggaggagcggTGCAAACGTGTGGGAGAACCTCCTTCATTACCAGTCGTGTTCATTGATGGACACTACCTCGGG GGTGCTGAGAAAATACTCGGCATGAATGAATCAGGAGAGCTTCAAGATCTTCTGACAAAAATTGAG AGGGTACAGCAGCCCCAGACGTGCCAGACCTGTGGGGGCTTTGCCTTCATCCCATGTCCAATGTGCCATGGCAGCAAGATGTCCGTGTTTCGCAACTGCTTCACGGATTCCTTCAAAGCCCTCAAGTGCACTTCCTGCAACGAGAACGGTCTGCAGCCCTGTGTGAGCTGCAGCCAGTGA